The Phragmites australis chromosome 1, lpPhrAust1.1, whole genome shotgun sequence genomic interval CCCATCCATCCACCTCGCAGTCATAGACTCATAGCTTCTCTTCATCGGCTCACTGTCCTGCCACGCGGGCCCCGCCGGTAGGCTCGACACGCGCCCCTCCCTGCCTCGCGGCTCGACACGCGCCCCGATACCTTCGCCGCTGCTGGGTGCTCGCGGCGGCGCACCCGATCCCGCGGCTCATCCCACCGCGCAACGTCGACACCTGTCCCCCACACACGGAACGAAGTGCACGTAGCTTTCCCTTCCTCCGCTTTCCTTTCTGCCCGTAACTTCCGAACCCAACAATTACCCTCCCTCCGCTACCCCGCTCTGCAGGTCGAGGGCGCGTGCTTGCCCTTGCTGCTTAGTTTGTTGCGACGCACTTCGGTGCCGCGCGCTTGTTTCCTTCCTTCCTCCCTCACGAGGGTGCTGCCTGCCTGTGGCTTGGCGATTCGGGAACTTGGTATTCGGATCCGCGTGTGCCCTGCCTCGAGAGCTGTGTGAGGTGTGGGTGTCTGGATTTGGGGGCGGATCGGCGCAGATCTGGAGGCCCATGAGTAGGCGGCGGCGAAGGGGTAGCGGGAGCGATGCGGTGCTGCGGACGAGGAGGTGAGCCTGCGTGGCAAGGTGATCCTGGAGGAGGGGACGGCAGCgggggtggtggtggcggaggaggaggctggaggGATGGAGGACGTCGTAGCGGTAGTAGCCCCGCTAGCCGCGCCGTCGGCGCCGGCGTTTAGCCCCGCGGCGGCGGGGCTCACGCTGATCGCCGCCGCGTCCGCGGACCCCATCGCGGCCGCGGTTGTGGGGGCCATGGAGGGGGTCCCCGTGCTCGTGCCCTCGGTCAGGACGGCCTCGGCGGTGGAGGACGACGTGCTGGCCCCAGAAGCGGGAGGGGGaccggcgtcggcggcggggaGCCCGTGCTCGGTGGCCAGCGACTGCAGCAGCGTGGCGAGCGCAGACTTCGAGGGGGTCGGGCTGGGCTACTTCGGTGCGGCGGCGGGTGATGACGGTGGGGCGATGGTGTTCGAGGACTCAGCAGCGTCTGCGGCCACGGTCGAGGCGGAGGCGAGGGTCGCGGCTGGTGGGAGGAGCGTTTTTGCGGTGGACTGTGTGCCGCTGTGGGGGTACACGTCCATATGTGGCCGCCGGCCGGAGATGGAGGACGCCGTTGCCACGGTGCCGCGATTCTTCGACGTGCCGCTATGGATGCTTACCGGCAATGCTGTGGTCGATGGGCTCGATCCCATGACGTTCCGTTTGCCCGCACATTTCTTCGGCGTGTACGACGGCCACGGTGGGGCACAGGTGAGCTCACCGCTAGGGACTTTCTGTTAAGAGGCTAATTTTGGTTTCCCATGTAAAAACTGTGTGAGCAAATCAAGCAGTTTGGTTGGTACAACTAAGGGTCTATTTGGTTGGAATGAGTTTTTGCTTTTTGGTTTTTGCTTTCTGACGTTTTgttattagttttttaatatttttttggcttctcaggAGATTAAAAGTTAGAAAACTCCTCTTAACAGTTTTTCAACTTTTAGTTTATTCCTAATAAGTTAGCTtttcaatttgaaaaaaaattacagccAAGTTATTTGGTTCGGTTTCTGACTTAGAAACAGAAGTCCAGAAAAACCGAACCAAACTTAAAAATTGGTTGCATTTTGCTCGATCGGTTGCAGGTTGCAAATTACTGTCGAGAACGCCTCCACCTGGCGCTGGTGGAGCAGCTGAGCAGGATAGAGGAGACCGTGTGTGCTGCTAACTTGGGAAACGTAGAGTTCAAGAAGCAGTGGGAAAAGGCCTTTTTGAACTGCTTCTCCAGAGTGGATGACGAGGTTGGGGGCAAGGCGAtctggggaggcggcggcggcgcaggcacAAACGATGCTGCTGCGGCGGTTGTGCTAGAACCTGTGGCACCAGAGACTGTAGGTTCGACCGCGGTGGTCGCTATTATCTGCTCCTCACATATCATTGTCGCTAATTGTGGAGATTCACGGGCAGTGCTCTGCCGCGGCAAGA includes:
- the LOC133914814 gene encoding probable protein phosphatase 2C 6, with the translated sequence MEDVVAVVAPLAAPSAPAFSPAAAGLTLIAAASADPIAAAVVGAMEGVPVLVPSVRTASAVEDDVLAPEAGGGPASAAGSPCSVASDCSSVASADFEGVGLGYFGAAAGDDGGAMVFEDSAASAATVEAEARVAAGGRSVFAVDCVPLWGYTSICGRRPEMEDAVATVPRFFDVPLWMLTGNAVVDGLDPMTFRLPAHFFGVYDGHGGAQVANYCRERLHLALVEQLSRIEETVCAANLGNVEFKKQWEKAFLNCFSRVDDEVGGKAIWGGGGGAGTNDAAAAVVLEPVAPETVGSTAVVAIICSSHIIVANCGDSRAVLCRGKKPVPLSVDHKPNREDEYARIEAEGGKVIQWNGYRVFGVLAMSRSIGDRYLKPWIIPVPEITIVPRAKDDECLILASDGLWDVMSNEEVCDVARKRILLWHKKIGINSSSAPRVGDSADPAAQAAAECLSKLALQKGSKDNITVIVVDLKAQRKFKSKT